GCTTGGGCTGGGCCGCGATGCCAGCGACGATGACCTCAAGGCCGCCCATCGCAAACTGTCGCGCGAAAACCATCCCGACACCCTGATCGCCAAGGGCATGCCGCCCGAATTCATCGAACAGGCAAATCACAAGATGGCCCGCATCAATGCCGCCTGGGATCAGATCCGCAAGGAACGCAATATCCGCTAGGGTCACGCCCTGATAACAGCCACTTGCGACGCACCCCTGCCCTGCATGCAATGATTTCCCTTGCAAGATGCCGCGATTTGCGGTTTGCAGGGGGCCAGTTTTCATGACCTCAAGCTTATCGGTTTTTCCATGGCGCCACCGCTGATCAATATAAACGATATCCGTCTGACCTTTGGCGGCAACGATCTGTTTTCCGATGTTTCCTTTGCCATCGGGGATCGGGATCGCCTGTGCCTTGTCGGGCGCAATGGCGGCGGGAAATCGACCCTGCTTAAAATCATCGCTGGCGAAATCGAAGCCGATGGCGGCGAACGCTTCGTTCAGCCGGGCTGCAAGATCGCCTATCTTAATCAGGAACCGAAATTCGACGGCTACGCCACGGTCGAGGAATATGTTCTGTCCGCGCTCGACGAACATGAAATCGATTATGCCTATCGCGTCTATATGCTGCTGGACTCGGTCAATATCGATCCGCAGGCCGACCCGACCAAACTCTCGGGCGGCGAAGGCCGCCGGGCGGCAATCGCGCGCGCCCTGATCGCCGATCCGCAGGTCCTTCTGCTCGACGAGCCGACCAACCATCTTGACCTGCCGACCATCGAATGGCTTGAGGGCGAGATCAAAAACTTCCGCGGTGCGGTTGTCGTCATCTCGCACGACCGCGCCTTCCTGAACGCGATTTCAACCGGCATCCTGTGGATTGATCGCGGCGTCATGCACCGCACCGATCAGAACTTCTCGAAATTCGAAGAATGGTCCGAGGAAATCTTCCGCAAGGAAGCCGAAGAACGCGCCAAGCTTGATAAACTGATCGCCCAGGAAACCGTCTGGTCCGTGCAGGGCATCTCGGCGCGCCGCAAACGCAACCAGGGCCGTCTGCGCCGCCTGTGGGACATGCGCGAAACCCGGTCGCAGCAGATCGAACGCATCGGCAACGTGTCGCTGGCGGCTGACGCCGGCAGCACATCGGGCAAGGTCGTGATCGAGGCCACCGACATCACCAAATCCTTTGGCGACAGAACGATCCTGACCGGTTTCTCGACCCGTATCCTGCGCGGCGACAAGGTCGGCATCATCGGCCCGAACGGGGCGGGCAAAACCACCCTGCTTAAAATGCTGACCGGGCAACTTGAACCCGATAGCGGCACGATCAAGATCGGCACCAACCTCAATGCCAGCTATTTCGATCAGAAACGTGCGGCCCTTGATGACAATATGACCCTGTGGGATACGCTGTGCGATATCGGCGGCGATCAGGTCATGGTGCGTGGCAATCCGCGCCATGTCGTAAGCTATCTGCGCGATTTCCTGTTCGACGAAAAACAGGCGCGCAGCCCCGTCGGTGCCCTGTCGGGTGGGGAGCGCAACCGGCTTTTGCTGGCCAAACAGCTTGCCAAGCCGACCAACCTTCTGATCATGGACGAACCGACCAACGATCTCGATATGGATACGCTTGATCTGTTGCAGGAAATGCTCGCCGATTACGAAGGCACGCTTTTGCTCGTCAGCCACGACCGTGATTTCCTTGATCGCGTCGTGACCTCGTCCATCGTGATGGAAGGCAACGGCATCGCCACCGAATATCCCGGCGGCTATTCCGATTATATCGCCCAACGCAAACTGTCCGCCGCCCCGGCTGTCGCCGAGGAAAAGCTGGGCAGCACATCGGGCAAAGGCGGCAAAAAATCCGTCTCGTCACAGGCCGCCAAGCCCAAACCGACCGGCAAGATGAGCTACAAGGACCAGCGCGAATACGACAACCTGCCCGGCCAGATCGCCAAGCTCGAGGCCGAGATTGCCGAAATCGAAGCCGCCCTGTCCGATGGCAGCCTGTTCACCAAGGACCCGGATGCCTTCCAGAAAAAGGTCGACCGCATGGCCGCCGCCCGTGCCGAACTCGAAGCGGGCGAAGAACGCTGGCTCGAACTCGAAATGCTCCGCGAGGAACTCGGGCTGTCATAACGCTTCACAGCCAATGCTTTACGGCACTATTCGGATCGGTCACAATTTACCCGACAACTGAAAACAATTCACTTGTCGGGTTGCTCTTTCCATCGGATGAAGGGGCATACCGATAAACCCGCAAACGCGCCACCAGCGCCGATGCGCTTTGCCGAAAGCCCCTGCCATGCCCCTCAAAGCCGTTCTGATGGCCCTGTCCGTTGCCGTGATCTGGGGCGTCAATATGCTGACCGTCAAAGGCGCGGTCAGTGAAATACCGCCCCTGATGCTGACCGCGATCCGTTTTGGATCGGTTGCGATCCTGCTTTTGCCCTTCACCAAAATGCCGTCTGGCCGCTTTGGCCGTCTGGCCATTCTGTCGGTCATCTTTGGCACCGGCCATTTCGGCGTGCTGTTCTTTGCGCTTTCGATGCTTGATGCCGGGCCGGTGGCGATTATCGTTCTGCTTGGTGTG
The Thalassospira xiamenensis M-5 = DSM 17429 DNA segment above includes these coding regions:
- a CDS encoding ATP-binding cassette domain-containing protein is translated as MAPPLININDIRLTFGGNDLFSDVSFAIGDRDRLCLVGRNGGGKSTLLKIIAGEIEADGGERFVQPGCKIAYLNQEPKFDGYATVEEYVLSALDEHEIDYAYRVYMLLDSVNIDPQADPTKLSGGEGRRAAIARALIADPQVLLLDEPTNHLDLPTIEWLEGEIKNFRGAVVVISHDRAFLNAISTGILWIDRGVMHRTDQNFSKFEEWSEEIFRKEAEERAKLDKLIAQETVWSVQGISARRKRNQGRLRRLWDMRETRSQQIERIGNVSLAADAGSTSGKVVIEATDITKSFGDRTILTGFSTRILRGDKVGIIGPNGAGKTTLLKMLTGQLEPDSGTIKIGTNLNASYFDQKRAALDDNMTLWDTLCDIGGDQVMVRGNPRHVVSYLRDFLFDEKQARSPVGALSGGERNRLLLAKQLAKPTNLLIMDEPTNDLDMDTLDLLQEMLADYEGTLLLVSHDRDFLDRVVTSSIVMEGNGIATEYPGGYSDYIAQRKLSAAPAVAEEKLGSTSGKGGKKSVSSQAAKPKPTGKMSYKDQREYDNLPGQIAKLEAEIAEIEAALSDGSLFTKDPDAFQKKVDRMAAARAELEAGEERWLELEMLREELGLS